taaattttgcaggtttttaaaatagatttagtTAATATtgtctctctaagaatctctagattCTTTAGCACAACGGTGGTCAATCTCCAATGGATGTTGAGCATGGAGTCTTACTGGAGGATCCCAACACATCTTCTCTGTCTGGAGGAACAATTTCAGTTTTCCTTGTCAAATAATGAACCTCTGTCAACTGTCTCCATCTGGTGGTGGATGGTGAAGCTATTTGATAGTGGAGATTTGCAGGGATTGGCATCTCATTGGTGCCCACTAAATACACCATAGCGTAGTGCAGGGGCTTGTGAGCTTGtactgaaaaaaaataattttatctttattttctctGATATCTAACTAAATTACATTTTCCATTTATGCATGTACACAATTCATTAGAGTAATATTCATTTCATGTCacattacagttgctgcatagGCTTATTCATACTTTGAAATTACAGTAGTTGTTAGAGCCAACACTAGATCATATGTGATCATGGTCCTGCTGTGTTCAAACTATTGTGCGAGATGCCAGTGTTGAGCACTGGTCTGGTGGACTGagagccttgttgttgttcattcgtttaatCATtttcgactcttcatgaccttatggaccagcacacaccagagctccctgtcggccgtcaccacccccagctccttccaggtcaatccagtcacttcaaggatgccatccatccattttgccctttataagcccctcttgctttttccttccattttcccaagcatcattgtcttctctagtctTGGAGTTGCCATagtctggaatgacttgaagccacacaacaagaacaacaaaagtaCTAGGGTTGCATATCCCCATTTTGGCCAGGTTTAATACAGATTCCTCCTGGAACTATCCTCTGTTCTGGATTGAaagctttctatttttttttttttttttagaaaagtagGGCCCCAGTACATTGGCCATTTCACGCAGTTTCAAATCAATATTGAAGAAAGGGTTTTCTCTGTGCATacgattacataggaaatcctggaaccagttttagGTCTGGATGGTGATGAGACAAACCCGAGAGCTCTGATGTGCATTAAGGACTCGTTTTTTTTCCCCGTTGAATTAAATGATTAGTATAATGGGCAAAATCTATAGGGATGTTTTGACATGAATAATTTTGATAATATGCAAATTAGACTATCGGATTTCACAAAGTGGTTTTTAATCTGAATGTTTATGAGGAGTGAATTTAGTTACAAAGAAAACATTACAGCATTTCATATAAAGAGGTGGCTTCGTACAAGGCTTCATTTCAGATTCTTTTGGCAAGTAAACTGAATTCTGCCAGGACAAGTCTGTACCTCTCATGGTGACCTGTTGGATGGCAAATAAAGGTAGATGGATAGGTGATGATCCCATGAAATTAACTGGGAAGGAgctggaaaggaagaaggagaggtcACCCCCTCAATATGTGCTCCCTTTTCTCAATGCAGTCAGCACTAGCTCCTGCccacttagcagttcaaaaacatgcaaatgtgagtaaatcaataggtattgcttcggtgggaagataatggcactccatgcagtcatgctggccatatgagcttggaggtgtctacggacaatatcagctctttggcttagaaatggagacgagcaccaaccctcagaatcggacacgactggacttaatgtcagggggaaagccTTTAAACATTTCTCCTTCCAATGCCACTCTCAAAAAGAAGATCCCCCACCATGTTGGATTTATATGCAAGCTAAGCAAGCTACAGTCTGGGACCAGTTTTCATGTACTGTATCATATAATTTTTAGAAAAACATCACTTTTGGGGAGGAAGGCTATGAAGCCTATTAAACTTGACACCGTTTAGACCTAATCAAACCCTGTTGCCTACTTCTAGGTTGGAGCTATAATGCAACTCATTTCCTAACAAGTTGTATTGATAATTTTGGCAGTAATGAGCTGAAATGGGAttacttttctttatttcctacttttcaatGGAAAGGTTTCTCTGCCTGTTCTCATTTCTGTCTTGACTGAGTCTGAACAATGGAAGTAGAAACACCAAAAGAGTAAACTGCCTCGTGATGCAGTTGGGAAGGATTGCTTGTATgggtagtccccgagttacaaacgttcgatttacaaatgacttatagttaagaacagaagtgagacaacaggaagtgagagaaatctatcccttggaagggGAAGCCACTCCTGAAAGTTATCACGGGAGGAAAGGTGTTTctgctgaagctttatccccaatccatgtttccacaacaaaccgtattttccaaaatccaattattgcagggacaaaagtgaggtgaaatcgtTTGAATagagacacagacagcaaaacaaatcccacaagggtgttaacattttcctatgctatctaaagtgaaaaaacaacatatttttggctggagttacactttaaaaatggacttgttctgatttacataaaaattcaacttaagagcaaacctatagaacctatcttgttcataacttggggatggctacctgtatgtattttttttttcaaaatgtccattttttatattttattttaaaaaatctgaattgACCACTTGGTGGAACCAGAGAGCAATTCCTTGTATTTTCCAGCTGTAAGAAAACCctacagcagtagttctcaaccttcctagtggctgggttgtaggtttttccaggctatatggccatgttctagaggcattttctcctgatgtttcgcctgcatctatggcaagcatcctcagaggtagtgaggtctgttggaactaagagaaagggtttatatatctgtggaatgaccagggtgggacaaaggacttttgtctgctggagctaagtgtgaatgtttcaactgaccacctagtggcgcgaccccttaatacagttcctcatgttgtggtgaccccccccccccataacattattttcattgctacttcataatagtaattttgctactattatgaatcataatgaaagtatctgatatgcaggatgcattttcattcactggaccaaatttggcacaaatacctgatatgtccagatttgaatactggtggggttgcagggcattgattttgtaatttgggagttgtagttgctgggatttatagttcacctacaatcaatgagaattctgaactccaccagtgatggaattgaaccaaacttggcacacagaactcccatgaccaacagaaaatactggaagggtttggtgggcattgaccttgagttttggagttgtagttcacctacatccagagagcgctgtgttactcagacaatgatggatttgggccaaacttggcatggatactcaatatgcccaaatgtgaacactggtggagtttggaaaaaatagaccttgacatttgagagttgtagttgctgagatttatagttcatctacaacaaagagcattctgaactccaccaatgatggaattgaaccaatcttgtcactcagaacttccatgactaacagagaatactggaagggtttggtgggcattgaccttgagttttggagttgtagttcacctacatccaggtagcattgtggactcaaacaatgatggatttggatcaaacttggcacaaagctccaatatgcccagatgtgaacatccagagaacactgttactcagacaatgatggatttgggccaaacttggcatgcatattcaatatgcccaaatgtgaatgctcgtggagtttggaaaaaatagaccttgtcatttgggagttgtagttgctgagatttatagttaaaacacaatcaaagagccccttgaacctcaccaatgatagaattgggccaaacttcccacacagaaactccatcaccaacagaaaatactgtgttttctgatggtctttggtgaccctgctgataccccctcgcgaccccccccaggggtcccgaccttcaggttgagaaacgctacccTACAGAATGCACGATGTCTCTAGGTTGACAGGTAATTTGTAAGCAATGAGTAAGTCAGCAAGTTCCTTTTTGAGATCGGAGTAATGGTAAAAACTTGGTAGTGTTCATAGTATTAGGAAGTGCAACTAGTTCCTAAGCCCACATCATACCCCAACTCAAAGGCATGATTTCACTGAAAGTTCTTTAATTTTGAATCtcctaacatagaatcatagaataatagagctggaagggaccatattggtcatctagtccaacctcctgccatggtgtagtagtttgtgTGTTGCACTACAACTctagagatcagggttcaaatcccagctcAACCATGAAAACATATTGGAGAAACCTGGGCAGGTCACACATCCTCAGTCCCAGAAATAattgtgatagatttgccttagggtcaccataactcagaaGTCACACAGCAACAGCAAAGTAGTCCTGAATGGTACAACATTCTTTGACCATTGCGGTGCACCATTTGCACAAAAGGTTTTCTTGTGTCACCACCTTCCTTCCAAATCCTGCCTGCTGTGGTTTCAGGAGAGGGTGTCCCATCACAGAGAGAAGGAAGCTGTGAGGACAGAGTCCTCATGCAAGGATCCCATGCGCTGGCGAGCGAGCCTGGGGCAGAAGATTCGGCACAGTTCATTTGAGATGCTGCTGCTGAAGGCAGCATAGACCCAGGGGTTGGTGCAGCTGTTGAGGCTGGCAACCAGCATCAGGAGGGTGAACGCTGGACCTGGAGGAGAGAAAAGGGTGGAAGAGTAATCCAGACAAAGAACAGATGCAGGAAGCCAGGGCAGCAGCATGTTTGTGGCTAAGCAGGCTTCAGTTCCCTGTGGCAAGTGCACATATCTGGGGTTAGACTCCAGGGATTCTAAGGGCTCactcacactacacagttatggtGCTAAGTACCCCACTTTAGCTGACAGAGAGGAAGATCTCTGGGTGAGAATCCTAAATGTCCCTCCTTCAACAGACAGCTTCAGGATTCCAAAGGACAGACCCATAGCAGTCAAAATGGAACAAAAATGTTATAATTTGATTTGTTTTCATGTTACGATACACTGTCATTTTAATTGTTTGcatttaatttattatgtatttgtattttcaCTGTGTATCGTATGGCAttgattggctgccatttatgtttatttatttatttatttgctagccatcccctgccacgcgttgctgtgctcTGGTTGGCTTTTGGATGTAATTCCACGCCAcagtctcagctgaaaataaacatACTTTTCTGCCTCCCAGAAAGGAttgctcttggtattatctctcctatctgccACAACCAGAGTAAGGATAAAGGcgttgactttcccttttatacatctttaaatgcaggcaaacaaagaaacatgcctCTATATACGATAACATCACCACTatgtcactttagcatcatagaaatatcaaattatatcttcCAACAAATTAAGCACTGCATAATTAAACAGGGAATAATGTTTTCAACAAAACACAAGTTTTAAACTGTTATCAACAACCCAGAGATCCTTGTCGGACAGTATTTTGAACTATATGGacattattttggacttcagttgacTTTCTCAAGGGCTACTCCAGTGTTTAATTCATCGCTTcaaagactgtgtaaatattTTCTTCAGACTTATCATTTGTTGTGAGAGTCTAACAAAAGAGTGAAGAAACTCACCGCTGTCATGAGTAAAAGGAATATATATCATTTGAAAGAGTGAATTTATAACTCTCAAGCCTCGAGAAAACTCTAGAGAGAAATTACTGAGTAGCATTGAGATTTATACCCTATGCATTTTCTTCATTATATTTATGTGCAGTTTAAACCAATTTACACAGTTAACGTTAACATAGCTCTGTGTTGAtaatgaaagggtctttgagtgaaattagcaataactaagcaaggggctttgagtgaaattagcaatagcTAAGGCCTTTAGCAACAAAGGAGATATGTACCCCTATCTGTAGAAAAGGAACAGCATggaggaaaatattttaaaaacaagggGTGACATGTAGAGGTAATACAAAATTCAAGGTTTTGGTTCTTTGAAAAGTCACTATATTAgcaagcttacataggaagttggtttgtggttaagcgcaaagtctgcaggtgcgagaaggtactttccatcaagaggttgatgggacaGGAAGAGTAAAGGTCAAAGTACTTTTCATGAAATTAGCAATAggtaagcaaggggctttgagtgaaattagcaatagcTAAGGCCTTTAGCAACAAAGGAGAAATGTACCCctctctgtagaaaaggaacaGCACGGAGGAAACCAAGAGGTGACATGTAGAGATCATACAAAGTTTAAGGTTTTGGTTCTTTGAAAAGTCGCTATATTAgcaagcttacataggaagttggtttgtgATTAAGCACAAAGTCTGCAGATgcgagaaggtactttccatcaagaggttgatgggacaggaagagtaaaggtcaaagtacttttcatgacaaaaatattattgtttaCATGATGGTATAAAGGTTTGCAAAAAGCCGAGGAGGGGCGTGGCAGTCTGTGGGTGCACTTACAAAAGTGCTGTCTGTTCGCCTtatgctgatcagcttgaataaacggtgtcttacctgaacctattggactctgtggatttctgtGGATATTGTAAGGGATCACCCTATACCCATGATCCCTTACAATAACAGTTTACAACTTGTGTTTTGTTATTGGTTATAGATATCTGCGTTTCTttaataacactttgaaaccaggaaGAGATTTCCgtgtaatcaaatctgcaaatgtggagggccaattaTATTTCTCAAAGCTTGACATATAGTAATGGCAGTTATTTCTCTCCCCAACATGCCTGGGATCAGGATCATCTTTCTGCCTATTGTCTactattgtttcttcctttcctgcAAACTCCCCTGAAATTGGAAGATGGTGGCTCATGGACCAGCCCCAGCCCGTGGACCATCACTTTGAGTAACAATGCTCTAGGATGGTGAATGGTTACCGCTTGGGTAAATTTAATCCACTCAGTCCTTGCTTGCCTCCTAACCCATTATACAAGGCTCAACGTGGGCTGGTTCTATTATgctttgatttctttcttttttaaaaatccacattcACTGCCAAAAAGTGCTTATGTTCCATggtcaaaataaacagtttaaatcaGTACAATGACTCCAGATTGACTTAGTTTGCATAAGCTTATTTCCAATTTCTTTGCTGGCATTAAACCcataaagagatttttttttaaaaagggacatTTGGTCACGGAGCAATGGGATAGCCAGAGAAAAGCTTTAGGCAAAGAGCGAATGTGGTCCAGGGAACAGCAGGATGGACAGAACAGGAAGaaaaatatatgcaaaaatggaaaaaggagtgggaaaataattctttaaaaaaccaAGAAGAGATGAAAGAAGGCTAAGCCTTTAAAGGACAAGAAAGGCCTACACAAATTGCTTTCATTGCAGTCTGACACCAACAAAAGAAAAGCCATACCCATCTCTACTCCCGTGCTGTACGAGCAGACAACATACAGCCGTTTTAACAGAGACAGGACTTATTTTAGGCTTtgatgcaatttttaaaatgcagttctTGGTCCACAGTTTccagacattttttaaaatatgtgtacaTCTGGAATCAGATGGCTTTGAgacaattaaaatgttttttacaaTGTTCAATGTTACTTGCTGGGGTCTTTTTGTATTTTGGCATTTAGGCAGTTTTCACCAGAGaactggagctcccagtggtgcagtgggttaaacccctgtgctggaaggactgaagaccaacaggtcgcaggttcgaatccggggagagcacggatgagctccctctatcagctccagctcctcatgcggggacatgagagaagcctcccacaaagatgataaaaacatcaaaacatctgggtgttccctgggcaacgtccttgcagacggccaattctttcacaccagaagcaacttgcagtttctcaagtcgctcctgacacaacaaaaaacaaacaaacaaacaaaacaaaacaaaaacaaaacagagaactATCTCATTTCTACTCTAAATCATGCACTTTATTCCTGGCCCACCTATTAGTTACTCAATACTTTTTAAAGGGCATTCCTTAGCCTCTGTTCATTTTATTTCCGCACTTTCCACTGGCTCCATTTCGGAAGCATTGCACTTATTTGAacctgatagaatcatagaattggaagagacctcatgggccatccagtccaacccgctgccaagcagcaggaaaattgtattcaaagcacccccgacagatgaccatccagcctctgtttaaaagcctccaaagaaggagcctccaccatactccggggcaaagagttccactgctgaacggctctcacaggcaggaagttctttctaatgttcagatggaatctcctagcTTTGACTGTTATCTCAGCCTTATTGTTTTAAGATACTGTCTtctgattgtgttatgtttttatttgattgattttaatgctgttttttatTTGTAACGTGGGCTTGTCCCCTTGAAAACCACCCCAAGTGGCATTAACACATTGGTTCCATTTATTGTTTCGTTAATAATAAAGAGCACTGGGGCTGCCACCTCCTCTCCAGCTATACCCAGGTTTGAAATCACCAGTGAAGAGGGGTTTCAgtgcaatctctctctctctctctctctctctctctctctctctcacacacacacacacacacacacacagatactaCTCTGAATAGCTCTTGAGTAGTTGAGTAGTTTAACATGATTTTGTAGTACTGCTCAGCATTCCATGATGGATCCCATTACAGTGGAGAAACCGTTCTTGATTTTACTCCTAACTTTAAAAGGAGATATCCAAAGTACTGAAACTATTTTGAGGTGAGAGTTCTGCTCTGCGCATAGCCCTTATACAATTCAGACTAACATGTGAAACAGATTCACTGTTCCACTAACATGAAAGCCATCAGAGGTGGAatctctaaaacaggggtccacaaactttgttaacagagggccaggtcacattccctcaaactgttggagggccggattataatttgaaaaaaaaaatgaatgaactcctatgcacactgcacatatcttatttgtagtgcaaaaacactcaaATGTAatgcaacaattaaaatgaagaacaattttaacaaatattagtatttcaatgggaagtatgggcctgcttttggctgatgagattgttgttgttgttgttgttgtgtgctttcaagtcatttcagacttaggttgaccctgagcgagggccaggtaaatgaccttggagggccgtattcggcccccaggccttagtttgaggacccctgctctagaagttGTTGGACTGCTGCTTCCATCATTCCTCACCGTTAGCTAATTACAATAGCTTGGGCTAATGGGAGAGGCAACCTAACAAACATCTGGAAATCCCGACATTTCCATACCCTCAAGAGGTCATTGTAAATTACACAAGGCAGCCTTCCACATTAGACTCCGACTCCTAGCCAGCACTGTCAAATGAAACCAGTGGTAATGGAAGATAGGAGTGGTAGTTTAAAATGCTTAAAGAACGGAAGGTTAGAAAGAGCTGGCATCAGAAGCTTATATTATGCATCAGCCTTCTGTTTGTATGAAATCTGGCTGGATGACCAGAAAGTGAATGCCAATGCTGAATCACTCCCTGTTGTGCCAGATTTCTCTGTAATCTAAGTCAGTTTTAGGAGCCTCATGAGAGGAAGCAAAATATGAAAAAGTAcacatttccatttttatataattttctaTTACTGTGGAATTGCTATGAGGCTCTCATAAACTCAACCCAGTTTAGGTCAGAGTGGGGCATCATATGGTGTAGCAGATGGAgttcaaattacaactcccaccagcCCTAGGCAACTATGGCGAAGggtgttgggagttgaagttcaacaaATAATCTGGAGGGTCCCTTATTTCACTCTCCTGGCTTAGTGTTGCCTTTGTATGTCTTAAATCTGCTCCTGCTCACCATCAATGGGTGCTTCTGGATCCCACACCGACCAAAGCTGGACGAGGAAGAAAGGGGCCCAGCAGAAGACATAGGTCAGTACAATGACTAATGTCATCTTCAGAGTCTTGGCCACAGCACACGATATGGGGGAAGACCCACGCAGACTTCCCCTGACCTTCAGCACTCCTTCTGGCCCCAGATGAAGGCTGCGGTGGACCTCGCGGAAGATCATGGCCTGGCAAGTGGCAATGAAGACGGTGGGTAGGATGAAGACCATCAGGGTTACCCACGTAACATAGGCCCGGGCACCCCAGGGTTCAGCAAAGGTGGCCCAGCACTCGTGAGCCCCACTGGGCAGTTCCACTTTGGAGAAAATGAAGAGCTGAGGAAGGCTaaggaggaaggaagcagccCAGGCCACCATCACTGGTCGGTACCAATTGCCCGGTCCCCTCCGGAAAACCAACATGGGCCGGCAAATGGCTCGGTGTCGGTCGTATGTCATGGCCACAATGACATAGGATGAAGCGAACATGCCAACCACCTGAAGATATGTGATGGCACGGCACAGGATGTCAGGGCCCTGGAAGCGGTCTGTAATGTCCCAGATGAGCTGTGGGAGAAC
This genomic interval from Anolis sagrei isolate rAnoSag1 chromosome 2, rAnoSag1.mat, whole genome shotgun sequence contains the following:
- the AVPR2 gene encoding vasopressin V2 receptor → MDDKTQGFNLSSTLAGSTASNVSLLPSDDRDVALAQAEIAILASIFLLATLSNGLVLGALFLRGHRAAPTPMHRFILHLCLADLTVALFQVLPQLIWDITDRFQGPDILCRAITYLQVVGMFASSYVIVAMTYDRHRAICRPMLVFRRGPGNWYRPVMVAWAASFLLSLPQLFIFSKVELPSGAHECWATFAEPWGARAYVTWVTLMVFILPTVFIATCQAMIFREVHRSLHLGPEGVLKVRGSLRGSSPISCAVAKTLKMTLVIVLTYVFCWAPFFLVQLWSVWDPEAPIDGPAFTLLMLVASLNSCTNPWVYAAFSSSISNELCRIFCPRLARQRMGSLHEDSVLTASFSL